Part of the Aquimarina sp. TRL1 genome, GAGATATGCAAGGTTCATTTACATCTTGCTGGTCATTTTTTCGTTTGGTTAGCTGTGTTCCACTACCCCCGGTGATATGATATTGCCACAGTTCTCCAGCTCCCATAGAGCGCTGAGAAGTGAAGTGTTTTCGGGCGATGAGGTAGTGCCCGTCCGGGGTCCATACGGCATTGTTTAACAAGCGAAATTGTTCCTTGGTGATTTGTTTGGCATGGCTGCCATCTGCGTTCATAATCCAAATATTATCTCCCCCTCCGGCATCACTGGTAAAAGATATTTTTGTCCCATCCGGGCTAAATTGAGGTTGGATTTCGAAGGGAATTCCCGTGCGAAGGGGAGTGGCTTTTCCTCCGGAAACAGGAATGGTATAGATGTCTCCCAACATATCAAAAACAATGGTCTTTCCATCAGGGCTGACATCGAGATTCATCCAGGTTCCTTCATCCGTACTAAAAGAATGTGTTTGATAATTAAAAGCTTCTCCGGGATGAGCAACATCCCACTTATCCGGGTTGCTTTCTTTTTTCTTTTTTTGCGCATTTGCTCCCAGAGAACAAATAAAAAGAAGGGCGAAAAGGGTTCTTATAAACATAGTTTGTGTATTTGATCTACTATTATATTTTTTTAGTGTCTATATAGAAGTTAGGGTCTATTTGTATTTGATCTTCTTTGATAGGTAAGGTATTCCACTGAGCAGAAGGTTGAATCCACTTCACACGATCCCCGATATGAATGCGTATCGGCATATCAAAATCAGCTACAATACGGGTGTATCGATAGGATAACTGTCCTTCGTTAATTTTATATTCGAGCAGCGGGATTCTGGTATCTCTGAGGTATTGATTAAAAAACGCACACAGGTCGATCTTGGTTTCTTTACTCAGGAAATTTTCAATTTGGGTGGTGGTAACAGTCTGATGATAAAAGGTCTTATTTATTTTGCGAAGAATGGCTCTCCACTGTTCATCATTATCTACCAGTTGTCGTAGTGTATGCAGCATATTGGCTCCTTTGTAATACATATCACCGGAGCCTTCGTGATTGACATTATAGGCACCGATAATAGGACGGTCATTTCTGATGGATTTTCGGGTGCCAATCACATATTCGGAAGCGGCTTTTTTTCCATAGTAATAGTCCAGAAAAATATTTTCTGAATAGGCTGTAAAACTTTCATGAACCCACATATCTGCAATATCTTTATTGGTAATGTTATTGGCAAACCATTCATGACCAGCTTCGTGGATAATGATAAAGTCAAACTTTAACCCCCATCCGGTACCTGATAAGTCAGTTCCCAGATACCCGTTTTGATATTTATTTCCATAGGTAACAGAGCTTTGATGTTCCATCCCCAGGTAGGGAACTTCTACGAGCTTAAAACTGTCTTCATAAAAAGGATATGGACCAAACCAATGTTCGAATGCTTTCATCATCTTAGGAGCGTCTTTGAACTGTTTTTTTGCTTTGTCGAGATGATCCCTCAATACGTAGTAATCCATATCTAAGGTTCCTTTCTCGCCTTCGTATTTTTCGCCAAAATGGACATAGTCTCCTATGTTAATATTAACCCCGTAGTTATTGATCGGGTTATTGACAAACCAATGATAGGTTTTGGTTTTATTGGGATGTTCTTCTACTTTTCTCAGTCTTCCATTAGATACGTTTAC contains:
- a CDS encoding M1 family metallopeptidase, encoding MKKVLQLIFFFVFTLTVKAQTHLFNHSEQQFSRQDTLRGSITPERAWWDLTYYHLAIAVDPDRKSIKGKNTIAYKVLAPSNRMQIDLQPPLHIEKVTQNEQELNVVSEGNAHFVTLPEKQKKGTLNTIVVHYSGTPKEAVRAPWDGGISWKKDANNNHFIASSCQGLGASVWWPNKDHMYDEVDSLLISVTVPKNLVNVSNGRLRKVEEHPNKTKTYHWFVNNPINNYGVNINIGDYVHFGEKYEGEKGTLDMDYYVLRDHLDKAKKQFKDAPKMMKAFEHWFGPYPFYEDSFKLVEVPYLGMEHQSSVTYGNKYQNGYLGTDLSGTGWGLKFDFIIIHEAGHEWFANNITNKDIADMWVHESFTAYSENIFLDYYYGKKAASEYVIGTRKSIRNDRPIIGAYNVNHEGSGDMYYKGANMLHTLRQLVDNDEQWRAILRKINKTFYHQTVTTTQIENFLSKETKIDLCAFFNQYLRDTRIPLLEYKINEGQLSYRYTRIVADFDMPIRIHIGDRVKWIQPSAQWNTLPIKEDQIQIDPNFYIDTKKI